In Halalkalibaculum roseum, a single window of DNA contains:
- a CDS encoding NlpC/P60 family protein: MTITPKKIISFAAILLFAGGCGVVPRTGAPPSTTSGGQNPDVSSPPMAASVSSYNEARSTLMQAYREWKGTPYVLGGASSSGVDCSSFVRIVFENYFGLELPSNTRTQLNAGTGIRRLSLKTGDLVFFRTGRKTLHVGIITEGKDFLHASTSKGVMISSLKEYYWSSRYLAARRVL; the protein is encoded by the coding sequence ATGACCATTACCCCAAAAAAAATCATCTCCTTCGCTGCAATTCTCCTTTTTGCAGGAGGATGTGGTGTGGTACCGCGTACCGGCGCTCCGCCTTCTACAACATCCGGTGGGCAAAACCCCGATGTCTCATCTCCACCCATGGCGGCTTCTGTTTCGTCTTATAACGAAGCACGTTCTACGCTTATGCAGGCCTACCGGGAATGGAAGGGTACTCCATATGTTCTCGGAGGAGCAAGCTCCAGCGGTGTTGACTGTTCCTCTTTCGTCAGAATTGTTTTTGAGAATTACTTCGGTTTGGAATTGCCTTCCAATACCCGTACTCAGCTAAATGCAGGAACAGGTATTCGTCGTCTTTCCTTAAAGACAGGCGATCTCGTCTTTTTCAGGACCGGCAGAAAAACTCTCCATGTGGGGATCATTACGGAGGGTAAAGACTTTCTGCATGCATCCACCTCCAAGGGGGTTATGATCAGCAGTCTGAAAGAATACTACTGGTCGAGCAGGTACCTGGCGGCTCGCAGGGTACTTTAA
- a CDS encoding DsrE/DsrF/DrsH-like family protein, giving the protein MNSAETKTSPNGTPKVKTQPIEKVSIIISRGSLDSVYPGLIMANGARMEGIEATLFFTFFGMEAIIDKKMDKLKVATVGNPAMHIPTLLGGLPGMSAFATRKMKQEMEELDIPPVREFIEMIHDTGADIYACKASVDMFHLTMEDFCPQVDDIISVGRFYELSEGAQIIFT; this is encoded by the coding sequence ATGAATAGTGCAGAAACCAAAACTTCACCTAACGGAACTCCGAAAGTAAAAACCCAACCTATTGAAAAGGTATCCATTATTATCTCTCGTGGATCACTGGATAGCGTATATCCCGGATTGATTATGGCAAACGGTGCTCGAATGGAAGGCATAGAGGCCACCCTCTTTTTCACTTTTTTCGGGATGGAAGCGATCATTGACAAGAAAATGGATAAGCTGAAAGTTGCAACGGTGGGAAATCCTGCCATGCACATCCCGACATTACTAGGCGGTTTACCGGGTATGTCTGCTTTTGCTACCCGCAAGATGAAACAGGAGATGGAAGAGCTAGATATCCCTCCCGTGCGTGAATTCATAGAGATGATACATGATACCGGCGCTGATATCTACGCCTGCAAAGCCAGCGTAGATATGTTCCATCTTACCATGGAAGATTTCTGTCCACAGGTCGATGATATCATCTCCGTGGGCAGGTTTTATGAACTCTCGGAAGGAGCACAGATTATATTTACCTAA
- the metX gene encoding homoserine O-acetyltransferase MetX — protein sequence MSEVKTKTFDNPLVTEVGHKIADPTVAYQTWGKLNRHRNNAVLVCHALTGNTKADEWFSGLFGKGKTLDPERHFIICPNALGSCYGSTGPTSINPETGQVYRADFPKVNVRDMVRLHQRLLDSLGVQGVETVIGGSLGGMQALEFAIMDLRTRSAIVIGMGKAHSPWAVGISHTQRQAIYSDPNWKEGYYDEEHPPEKGLSLARMIAMNSYRSPKDFESKFGRRLQEKSDIFEVESYLNYQGKKLTGRFDAVSYVRLTQSMDAHDVAHNRSTHEEILGGVRPPVLVIGIDSDMLYPTHEQKELADLLPYGEYAEITSPFGHDAFLIEFEQINRLVHTFKEEISIRL from the coding sequence ATGTCAGAAGTTAAAACGAAAACATTTGATAACCCCTTGGTCACTGAGGTCGGTCATAAGATTGCGGACCCCACAGTGGCCTACCAAACCTGGGGCAAACTGAACCGTCACCGGAACAATGCCGTACTGGTATGCCATGCTTTAACCGGCAACACCAAGGCTGACGAATGGTTCAGCGGGCTTTTCGGAAAAGGGAAAACCCTGGACCCGGAGCGCCACTTTATTATATGTCCCAATGCATTGGGCAGCTGTTATGGGTCAACCGGACCAACCTCGATTAATCCGGAAACCGGTCAGGTATACCGGGCCGACTTCCCGAAAGTGAATGTGCGCGATATGGTTCGCCTGCACCAGCGGCTGCTCGACTCGCTGGGCGTACAGGGTGTTGAAACGGTGATCGGTGGTTCCCTGGGAGGCATGCAAGCCCTGGAATTTGCCATCATGGATCTACGGACCCGTTCCGCCATAGTGATCGGTATGGGCAAAGCCCATAGCCCATGGGCAGTGGGTATCAGTCATACCCAGCGACAAGCCATCTATAGTGATCCGAACTGGAAGGAGGGTTATTATGATGAGGAACATCCGCCTGAGAAGGGGCTCTCACTGGCGCGGATGATTGCTATGAACAGTTATCGCAGTCCCAAAGACTTCGAATCTAAATTCGGACGTCGACTGCAGGAGAAATCTGACATTTTCGAGGTGGAATCATACCTCAATTACCAAGGGAAGAAGCTGACCGGTAGGTTTGATGCCGTATCATATGTGCGTCTGACCCAATCCATGGATGCTCATGATGTGGCTCACAATCGCAGCACACATGAAGAAATTCTCGGGGGCGTACGTCCACCCGTACTGGTCATCGGCATTGATTCCGATATGCTGTATCCAACTCATGAACAGAAAGAACTGGCAGACCTGTTGCCATACGGGGAATATGCCGAAATCACCTCACCGTTCGGGCATGATGCGTTCCTCATTGAATTCGAACAGATCAACCGGCTAGTTCACACATTTAAAGAAGAAATTTCAATCCGTCTTTAA
- the era gene encoding GTPase Era, whose translation MAEQKEQHKSGYIAILGKPNAGKSTLMNRILGSKISITTHKPQTTRHQILGIHSEEDLQIIFLDTPGIIDPRYELQKAMMRLVDRARNDADLILLIVDVEEPQIPNRIFKAFASLQKPVMLVVNKLDKVSKPGAQAVAAELKTKYDFEETAYVSALTGEGISELMNTIKERLPAGPPFYPKDMLSEQPIRFFVAELIREQLFLQFHQELPYSCTVNIVQYDERDDLDYIDAEVIVNRESQKGMLIGKGGKAIKKLGKNARESIEQFIDKKVYLDLHVKVRDKWRDNPNMVRNYGY comes from the coding sequence ATGGCAGAACAAAAAGAGCAGCACAAATCAGGCTACATAGCTATTCTGGGGAAGCCCAATGCGGGCAAATCCACTTTGATGAATAGAATTCTGGGCAGTAAAATCTCTATTACCACCCATAAGCCTCAAACCACACGGCACCAAATCCTCGGTATCCATTCGGAGGAAGACCTGCAGATTATATTCCTGGATACCCCCGGCATCATCGATCCGAGGTATGAGCTGCAGAAAGCCATGATGCGACTGGTGGACCGTGCCCGCAACGATGCCGACCTTATTTTGCTGATAGTCGATGTAGAGGAACCTCAGATCCCGAATCGTATCTTTAAGGCTTTCGCTTCGTTGCAAAAGCCCGTAATGCTGGTCGTCAACAAGCTGGACAAAGTTTCAAAGCCGGGTGCCCAGGCCGTAGCTGCCGAATTGAAAACGAAATATGATTTTGAAGAGACCGCATATGTTTCGGCCCTGACCGGTGAGGGAATTTCTGAATTGATGAATACGATTAAAGAAAGACTCCCGGCCGGACCTCCTTTTTATCCGAAAGATATGCTCAGCGAACAGCCGATTCGATTTTTCGTGGCTGAGCTAATCCGTGAACAGCTTTTTCTGCAATTTCACCAGGAACTACCCTATTCGTGTACGGTAAATATTGTACAATATGATGAACGCGACGACCTTGATTATATCGATGCCGAAGTGATTGTGAACCGTGAATCGCAGAAAGGCATGTTAATCGGAAAGGGCGGCAAAGCTATCAAGAAACTCGGGAAAAACGCTCGGGAGTCTATTGAGCAATTTATCGACAAAAAGGTGTATCTCGACCTTCATGTTAAAGTACGCGACAAGTGGCGCGACAACCCCAATATGGTCAGGAACTACGGGTATTAA
- a CDS encoding M1 family metallopeptidase has translation MNKFFIALLLVTSFLFIPNAKAQLLQEQDEFSKADSLRGSITAERAWWDVTFYDLSVNIFPEDSTISGYNHITYRVTDSPKDMQIDLQPPLEVDQIRQDGNNLDFTREGNAFFVDMPGELKRDSLYTISIYYQGKPKVAENAPWDGGFVWATDSLGNPWIATANQGLGASVWWPTKDHQSDEPDSMDISITVPKPLVNVSNGRLKSKTVHENSTTYTWHVSNPINNYNVAVNAGNYVNFTETYEGEYGTLDLSYWVLEQYLQKAQEQFKQVKPMMKCFEEWFGPYPFYEDSFKLVHTPHLGMEHQSAVAYGNAFRNGYRGTDLSGSGWGLKWDFIIIHEAAHEWWGNNITTNDIADMWVHEGFTSYAENIYVECRFGKEAGAEYARGLRDRIKNEQPVTGTYGLNDEGSGDMYYKGNNMLHTLRQIVDNDSTWKNILRGLQETFRYETVNASEVERYIIAQSGKDLDDVFDQYLHYAEIPVFQYYFKNDRLYYKWKADVTHFDMPMKVGNGDGRFIFIYPTSTRWKSSDLDLDDSSDFQVDPNFYIQTERLGVSNEQDS, from the coding sequence ATGAATAAGTTTTTTATAGCTCTATTACTAGTCACATCATTTCTCTTTATTCCAAACGCCAAGGCTCAATTATTACAGGAGCAAGACGAGTTTTCCAAGGCTGACAGCCTGCGGGGCAGCATCACTGCCGAGCGAGCCTGGTGGGATGTCACCTTCTATGACCTCAGCGTCAACATTTTCCCCGAAGACTCCACCATCAGCGGCTACAACCATATCACTTACCGCGTAACCGATTCCCCAAAGGATATGCAGATAGATCTTCAGCCGCCGCTTGAGGTAGATCAAATCCGTCAAGACGGGAACAACCTAGACTTTACCCGTGAAGGGAATGCCTTCTTCGTTGATATGCCAGGAGAGCTAAAAAGAGATTCCCTTTACACCATATCGATCTACTATCAGGGCAAACCCAAAGTCGCCGAAAATGCCCCATGGGACGGAGGGTTTGTCTGGGCGACAGACTCTCTCGGTAATCCCTGGATTGCCACGGCTAACCAGGGGCTTGGAGCCAGCGTATGGTGGCCGACCAAAGATCACCAGTCAGACGAACCTGACAGCATGGATATCAGCATTACTGTGCCAAAACCGCTTGTAAACGTTTCCAACGGGAGACTCAAAAGTAAAACCGTCCACGAAAATAGTACAACCTATACCTGGCATGTGAGCAATCCCATCAACAATTACAATGTGGCTGTAAACGCCGGCAATTATGTAAATTTTACCGAAACCTATGAGGGAGAATACGGTACGCTGGACTTGAGTTATTGGGTCCTGGAGCAGTATCTGCAAAAAGCGCAGGAACAATTCAAGCAGGTCAAACCCATGATGAAGTGCTTTGAAGAATGGTTCGGTCCCTACCCATTTTATGAAGACAGTTTTAAACTGGTTCATACCCCCCACCTGGGCATGGAGCATCAAAGTGCAGTTGCCTATGGCAATGCTTTCCGTAACGGCTATCGAGGTACGGACCTATCGGGTTCAGGGTGGGGTTTGAAGTGGGATTTCATCATCATCCATGAGGCGGCCCATGAATGGTGGGGCAACAATATCACCACCAATGATATTGCCGATATGTGGGTGCATGAAGGTTTTACCAGCTACGCAGAAAATATTTATGTGGAATGCCGGTTCGGTAAGGAAGCTGGTGCAGAATATGCCAGGGGGTTGCGCGACCGAATTAAAAATGAACAGCCGGTGACCGGGACCTATGGTCTGAATGATGAGGGTTCGGGTGACATGTACTACAAAGGCAACAATATGCTGCATACGCTACGCCAAATTGTAGATAACGACTCCACCTGGAAAAACATCCTTCGAGGGCTTCAGGAAACATTCCGGTATGAGACCGTAAACGCATCGGAAGTGGAACGCTATATCATCGCACAGTCAGGCAAAGACCTCGACGATGTTTTCGACCAGTACCTGCACTACGCGGAAATACCCGTTTTTCAGTATTATTTTAAAAACGATCGCCTCTACTACAAGTGGAAGGCCGATGTAACCCATTTCGATATGCCTATGAAGGTAGGGAACGGTGATGGCCGATTTATTTTTATCTATCCAACATCAACAAGGTGGAAAAGTAGCGACCTGGATCTGGATGATTCATCGGACTTTCAGGTTGACCCAAACTTTTATATACAAACTGAGCGTCTTGGAGTATCAAATGAGCAAGACTCTTAA
- the sqr gene encoding type III sulfide quinone reductase, selenoprotein subtype: MKKLLILGAGMAGTIMANKFSRVLDDRRWHITLVDKDDTHYYQPGFLFIPFGIYTQEDVIKPKNKFFPKDVEVRYSEIQKIYPEKNEVKLENGDILDYDYLIIATGTEIRPDEIEGMTGPLWQKSIFDFYTLEGSTGLAEFLKKWEGGRLVVNIAEMPIKCPVAPLEFVFLADDYFKKRGMRDKVDITLATPLPDAFTKPVAAHKLGDYLEKRNIHLETEFAIGRVDNEEKKIVSWDEREIPFDLLVAIPTNMGTRAIERSGMGNEFNYVPTDPQTLRAKEWENIFVIGDATDLTSSKAGSVAHFEGDILFENFMAVVEGREPEAHFDGHANCFIESGDGKGLLIDFNYDTEPLPGKFPIPGIGPFTLLEETAINHWGKMMFKWIYWNALIKGKELPVQTNMSMKGKKVPEEAEFVGAK; the protein is encoded by the coding sequence ATGAAAAAATTACTCATTTTAGGTGCAGGTATGGCCGGCACCATTATGGCCAATAAGTTCAGCAGAGTTCTGGATGACAGACGATGGCACATCACCCTTGTTGATAAAGACGATACTCACTACTACCAACCCGGCTTTCTCTTTATCCCTTTTGGCATCTATACGCAGGAAGATGTAATCAAACCCAAGAATAAGTTCTTCCCAAAGGATGTTGAGGTTCGCTACTCTGAAATTCAAAAAATATATCCGGAAAAGAATGAGGTAAAACTCGAGAACGGCGATATTTTAGATTATGATTACCTGATCATCGCAACCGGTACCGAAATCCGTCCGGATGAAATTGAGGGAATGACCGGACCACTTTGGCAGAAATCAATTTTTGATTTCTACACACTTGAAGGCTCAACGGGACTGGCAGAATTTCTAAAAAAGTGGGAAGGCGGAAGATTAGTCGTCAATATTGCTGAAATGCCCATTAAATGCCCTGTAGCACCCTTAGAATTTGTTTTCCTTGCCGATGATTATTTCAAAAAAAGAGGCATGCGCGATAAAGTTGACATTACTTTGGCAACACCTCTGCCTGATGCCTTTACCAAACCGGTGGCTGCACACAAACTGGGTGATTACCTTGAAAAACGGAATATCCATCTGGAAACGGAGTTTGCCATAGGCAGAGTAGACAATGAGGAGAAAAAAATAGTTTCCTGGGATGAAAGGGAAATTCCTTTCGATCTTTTAGTGGCTATACCGACCAATATGGGTACCCGTGCGATTGAACGCAGTGGAATGGGGAATGAATTCAACTATGTGCCCACCGATCCTCAAACACTTCGAGCTAAAGAGTGGGAAAATATATTTGTTATTGGAGATGCTACCGACCTGACATCCTCAAAAGCAGGCTCTGTAGCACATTTTGAAGGAGATATTCTCTTTGAGAATTTTATGGCTGTTGTAGAAGGACGAGAACCCGAGGCCCATTTCGACGGACATGCAAACTGCTTTATTGAATCGGGTGACGGTAAGGGATTACTTATCGATTTCAACTATGATACTGAACCTCTACCCGGAAAATTCCCCATTCCTGGCATCGGACCCTTTACCCTGCTGGAAGAAACAGCCATCAACCACTGGGGAAAAATGATGTTTAAATGGATTTACTGGAATGCCCTCATAAAAGGTAAGGAACTGCCGGTTCAAACTAATATGAGCATGAAAGGGAAAAAGGTTCCTGAAGAAGCAGAGTTTGTCGGCGCCAAATAA
- a CDS encoding aspartate kinase yields MSQTHILKFGGTSLQDASFINRAVQVVKEKSKEARTVIVVSAISGVTERLLALSNISPSKADKANKILKELRKGHTSLLTRLGGSTKENFEQLNALFDELRAVYFNEDLRTEKHKAWRDHILSIGERASAHLFASVLSARQLPSVPVETQHYVKTDNTFGEANIIPGLTRELLNEALQSLDKIAVITGFIGSTQQHEITTLGRSGSDYTAALIADALNADHMEIWTDVDGVLTADPKIVPEARNLEYLSFEDIAELSAHGAKVIHPKTINPVRKSDLTIRVRNSYKPEQSGTLIRREHQTNGEFRSITVTGPFIYFEVPDSLASEISRLLDQPELPDSGSDGFSISRTSRFEPAQFVMKNELYDTLEKPLQELARREDIELSVSRDLFRVNTFTNKLKESDRAVTQILQLLHRKGLRPRRIHRENNRRYFSLLFPEEQARRAANLINEYLISDSNRTDIFLAGVGAVGGKLLELIDEFESKEVSFNVVGICNSTHTLWNNRGLHKRDLEEQLAKGNETDWQEIIQKLTDGDWHHTIFVDATGSEEVARLYPDFLEAGIHVVTPSKLANTFEQSYYDRLREKASAKGVSFRYETNVGAGLPIISTINDLLESGDKILELSGVVSGTMTYLFNELEKGVSFSEAVSVAKQKGYAEPDPRDDLSGEDVARKFLTLARELGLQLEMEDLQVESLIPEPLKELDRESFLERLSEFDEYWKEHMDEAASKDETLRYTGKLKDGKITIGVESLPLNSPLGQLKGTGNMLRIFSSRYAETPMIIQGAGAGREVTAAGVLNDILKITKEQ; encoded by the coding sequence ATGTCACAGACACATATACTAAAATTCGGGGGAACCTCACTGCAGGACGCCTCCTTTATTAATCGCGCCGTGCAGGTCGTTAAAGAGAAATCGAAAGAGGCACGTACGGTTATTGTGGTTTCAGCCATCTCTGGCGTAACCGAAAGGTTGTTGGCCCTCTCAAACATTTCCCCGTCCAAGGCAGATAAAGCAAATAAAATTCTCAAAGAACTCAGAAAAGGTCATACGAGTCTGCTCACCAGATTGGGAGGTTCAACGAAAGAGAACTTTGAACAATTAAATGCCCTGTTTGACGAACTTCGAGCAGTTTACTTTAATGAGGATCTTAGAACTGAAAAACACAAAGCATGGCGAGACCACATTCTCTCTATCGGAGAACGTGCTTCGGCTCACCTGTTTGCATCAGTACTATCGGCGAGACAGCTGCCATCCGTGCCGGTTGAGACCCAGCACTACGTGAAAACAGATAACACTTTCGGTGAAGCGAATATCATTCCGGGACTTACCCGTGAACTGCTGAACGAAGCTTTGCAGTCGCTCGATAAAATCGCAGTGATCACCGGTTTTATCGGTTCTACACAGCAGCATGAGATCACAACACTCGGTCGCTCCGGATCGGACTATACTGCAGCCTTGATTGCCGACGCATTGAATGCCGATCATATGGAGATATGGACTGATGTGGACGGCGTACTTACTGCCGACCCCAAAATAGTACCTGAGGCCAGAAATCTTGAATACCTCAGCTTCGAGGATATCGCAGAGTTGTCGGCCCATGGCGCAAAGGTCATTCATCCCAAAACCATCAATCCAGTACGGAAAAGTGATTTAACCATCCGTGTTCGCAATAGCTATAAACCCGAACAATCGGGTACCTTGATCAGGCGAGAGCATCAGACTAACGGCGAATTTCGCTCCATCACAGTGACGGGGCCATTTATCTATTTTGAAGTGCCGGATTCCCTGGCGAGTGAGATCTCCCGGTTATTGGATCAACCCGAACTTCCGGATTCAGGATCTGACGGTTTCAGCATCTCGCGCACCTCGCGTTTTGAGCCGGCCCAGTTTGTTATGAAAAATGAACTCTACGACACCCTGGAAAAACCGTTACAGGAGCTAGCGCGGAGAGAAGATATAGAACTGTCAGTATCCCGGGATCTTTTCCGTGTAAATACATTCACTAACAAACTCAAAGAGAGTGACCGGGCAGTAACACAGATCCTGCAGCTCCTGCACCGCAAGGGTCTTCGTCCGAGACGCATCCACCGGGAGAATAACCGACGCTATTTTTCCCTGCTATTTCCTGAAGAACAAGCACGAAGAGCCGCAAATCTGATAAACGAATACCTGATTTCCGACTCCAATAGGACGGATATTTTCCTAGCCGGGGTTGGAGCTGTTGGCGGCAAGCTGCTTGAACTGATTGATGAATTTGAATCAAAGGAAGTTTCCTTTAATGTAGTCGGGATCTGTAACAGCACCCATACCTTGTGGAATAACCGTGGACTTCATAAGAGAGACCTGGAAGAACAGCTTGCCAAAGGAAATGAAACCGACTGGCAGGAAATCATTCAAAAACTTACAGACGGTGACTGGCACCACACTATATTCGTTGACGCTACCGGCAGCGAGGAAGTTGCAAGACTCTACCCCGATTTTTTGGAAGCAGGTATCCATGTTGTAACACCTAGCAAACTGGCCAATACTTTTGAACAGTCTTATTATGACCGGTTGAGAGAAAAAGCTTCTGCTAAAGGAGTCTCATTCCGATATGAGACTAATGTCGGGGCGGGTCTTCCAATCATATCCACCATCAATGATCTCCTGGAGAGTGGAGATAAAATCCTGGAATTATCCGGTGTAGTTTCCGGAACCATGACCTACCTTTTTAATGAGCTGGAAAAGGGGGTATCCTTTTCTGAAGCTGTATCGGTTGCAAAACAAAAGGGTTACGCCGAACCCGATCCTCGTGATGATCTTTCCGGTGAGGATGTAGCACGTAAATTCCTGACACTGGCTCGTGAATTAGGTCTGCAGCTGGAAATGGAGGATCTGCAGGTTGAGTCACTGATACCTGAACCATTGAAAGAATTGGACAGGGAATCATTTCTGGAGAGACTTTCTGAATTTGACGAATACTGGAAAGAACATATGGATGAGGCTGCATCCAAAGACGAGACCTTACGCTATACCGGGAAGCTAAAGGATGGGAAAATCACAATTGGCGTTGAAAGCCTGCCTTTGAACTCACCCCTTGGTCAACTAAAGGGTACGGGTAACATGCTGAGGATTTTCAGTTCGCGATATGCGGAAACACCGATGATCATCCAGGGAGCCGGTGCCGGAAGAGAAGTCACCGCAGCCGGTGTATTGAATGACATTTTGAAAATTACTAAGGAACAGTAA
- a CDS encoding TusE/DsrC/DsvC family sulfur relay protein — protein MSTATLANKTLEIDAEGFLKDHTQWNKDIARELAEQEGIFELTDRHWTVIEFMRKEYEEKGDGPSIRKLTKESGVPTKELYQLFPKGPAKKAAKIAGIPKPTGCI, from the coding sequence ATGTCAACAGCAACATTAGCCAATAAAACCCTGGAAATTGATGCGGAGGGTTTTTTAAAGGATCATACCCAATGGAACAAAGATATCGCCCGCGAACTTGCTGAGCAGGAAGGTATTTTTGAACTGACTGATCGACACTGGACAGTCATTGAATTTATGCGCAAGGAGTATGAGGAGAAGGGCGACGGTCCTTCGATCAGAAAACTTACCAAAGAGAGCGGGGTTCCAACCAAAGAGCTGTACCAGCTTTTTCCTAAAGGACCAGCAAAGAAGGCTGCTAAAATAGCCGGGATACCCAAACCAACAGGATGTATCTAA
- a CDS encoding pyridoxine 5'-phosphate synthase, translating into MQLLVNIDHVATLRNARGEGYPSPVEAAKVCEEAGASGIVFHLRKDRRHIRDEDVYALKKAVTGTLDFEMAATHEMINMCLEVKPELITLVPESREELTTEGGLNMSTHFDDFEQRVFPKVQGSGIEISLFLDPNPEDIDLAGKLGSDAIELHTGTYANAQTEIARTHELERLKEGAEQAHDLGMKVNAGHGLNLDNLDEFVSTVPHLNDVSIGHALISTSLFKGLHNTVESFLEIMNKYNH; encoded by the coding sequence ATGCAGCTTCTGGTAAATATTGATCACGTTGCAACCCTCAGAAACGCCCGCGGCGAAGGGTATCCCAGTCCTGTGGAAGCCGCTAAGGTATGCGAGGAAGCAGGAGCTTCAGGTATCGTTTTTCACCTGCGCAAAGATCGCCGCCATATACGTGATGAAGATGTGTATGCACTTAAAAAAGCCGTCACCGGCACACTCGATTTTGAGATGGCGGCCACACACGAAATGATTAATATGTGTCTTGAGGTAAAACCTGAGCTTATTACCTTGGTCCCGGAGAGCCGTGAGGAACTTACTACCGAGGGCGGACTGAATATGAGTACCCATTTTGACGATTTCGAACAGCGTGTTTTCCCAAAAGTGCAAGGCAGCGGCATCGAAATCAGCCTGTTTCTGGACCCCAATCCTGAGGATATTGATCTGGCCGGGAAACTCGGAAGTGATGCCATAGAACTTCATACCGGGACCTATGCGAATGCCCAGACCGAAATAGCACGGACCCACGAACTGGAACGTTTGAAAGAGGGTGCCGAACAGGCTCATGATCTGGGCATGAAAGTGAATGCCGGACACGGCTTGAACCTCGACAACCTGGATGAGTTCGTCAGTACCGTACCCCATCTGAATGATGTAAGTATCGGACATGCGCTGATCTCCACTTCCCTATTCAAAGGTTTGCATAACACCGTCGAGTCATTCCTGGAAATCATGAATAAATATAACCACTAA
- a CDS encoding O-acetylhomoserine aminocarboxypropyltransferase/cysteine synthase family protein yields MSNNGEERNLKFETLQLHAGQEPDPATGARAVPIYQTTSYEFDNTDHAADLFALKEFGNIYTRIMNPTTDVFEKRIAALEGGAAAVATSSGQSAQFLTIATIAQAGDNIVSTSFLYGGTYNQFKVTLPRLGIDVNFVKEDTLEAYESAIDENTKALYVESIGNPRGNVPDFEGLSNIAQKHGIPLIVDNTFGAGGSICQPIKHGANIVTESATKWIGGHGTSIGGVLVDAGNFDWGNGNFPLFTEPSPAYHGLKFWETFGPDGPFGNIAFAIRARVEALRDFGSAPSPFNSFLLLQGLETLSLRTERHCENALKLAKWLKEQDAVSWVNYTGLPDHPYHEQAKKYLQPGKFGAVLTFGVNGGFEAARTFIENVEVASHLANVGDAKTLVIHPSSTTHQQLSDEEQTSSGVTGDLIRVSVGIEHIDDIIEDFEIAFSKIKVTA; encoded by the coding sequence ATGAGTAACAACGGAGAAGAAAGAAACCTAAAATTTGAGACATTGCAGCTGCATGCCGGTCAGGAACCAGACCCTGCAACCGGTGCACGAGCAGTTCCAATCTACCAAACTACATCCTATGAGTTTGATAATACCGATCATGCAGCAGATCTTTTTGCGCTAAAGGAGTTCGGTAATATCTATACCAGAATCATGAATCCGACCACTGATGTGTTTGAAAAACGCATTGCTGCGCTGGAAGGCGGAGCCGCAGCAGTAGCCACCAGTTCCGGACAGTCGGCACAGTTTTTAACTATTGCTACCATCGCACAGGCCGGTGACAACATCGTATCCACCAGCTTTCTGTATGGCGGTACTTACAACCAGTTTAAGGTGACGCTGCCCCGCTTGGGCATCGATGTCAACTTTGTGAAAGAAGATACACTGGAAGCTTACGAGTCTGCCATAGATGAGAATACCAAGGCGCTGTATGTTGAATCAATCGGTAACCCCAGAGGAAATGTGCCCGATTTTGAAGGACTCAGCAATATTGCACAGAAGCATGGCATACCCCTTATAGTCGATAACACCTTTGGGGCGGGTGGTTCTATTTGCCAACCAATTAAGCATGGGGCCAATATTGTCACCGAGTCGGCTACCAAATGGATAGGAGGACACGGAACCAGTATCGGCGGTGTGCTCGTGGATGCCGGTAACTTTGACTGGGGCAATGGTAATTTCCCTTTGTTTACCGAACCTTCTCCTGCCTATCACGGGCTTAAGTTCTGGGAGACATTCGGTCCCGATGGTCCGTTCGGTAACATAGCGTTTGCCATTCGAGCGCGAGTAGAAGCACTCAGAGATTTCGGATCGGCACCTTCCCCCTTCAATAGTTTCCTGCTACTTCAGGGACTGGAAACCTTGTCGCTGCGTACCGAGAGACACTGCGAAAATGCACTGAAACTGGCCAAATGGCTTAAAGAACAGGATGCTGTGTCTTGGGTTAACTACACCGGTCTGCCTGACCATCCCTATCACGAGCAGGCAAAGAAGTACCTGCAACCGGGTAAATTTGGTGCGGTTCTTACGTTCGGGGTAAATGGCGGATTTGAAGCCGCAAGGACCTTCATTGAAAATGTGGAAGTTGCCAGTCACCTTGCCAATGTCGGGGATGCCAAGACACTGGTCATTCACCCTTCATCTACTACGCACCAGCAGCTTAGTGACGAAGAACAGACTTCCAGTGGTGTAACGGGTGACCTGATCAGAGTATCGGTAGGTATCGAACATATCGATGATATCATTGAAGATTTTGAGATTGCTTTCAGCAAAATCAAGGTTACAGCTTAA